The following proteins come from a genomic window of Polyangiaceae bacterium:
- a CDS encoding protein kinase yields the protein MSLWSKLKERFAKDEPAPVAPPPPKPAPKPKVETSEDDLAALGLLAAGEEVPTDLALAELSRARGTSNERAALDRLLRARAARPLDERLAIAAADLFVQRGQIAAALELLDGASSTDALMMAADLRAERGEVAAAITLVERVLVRDIDAPGARERHERWRRWLGGAAPKDNPLNEATVLRADAPETTLRIVGEAGRGGAGTVYEAVDDVLGRRVALKVYHRPEDEHDKLEREARLAVTLAGRGVVRVFDVDPVRGWIVMEWLPAGALKRWLVQKDADFLWPIERWLAPLALAVARVHERGFVHADLKPANVLFRHVDEPVISDFGLAHPVGQVVAGGSRGYLSPERLSGEPITPADDVYALGRILEDALNALGERDLGSWRHGVALALASAEERPRDARALLRAWGL from the coding sequence GTGAGCCTGTGGTCGAAGCTCAAGGAGCGCTTCGCGAAAGACGAGCCGGCTCCCGTGGCTCCACCACCGCCGAAGCCTGCGCCGAAGCCGAAGGTCGAGACCTCCGAGGACGACCTCGCCGCCCTCGGCTTGCTCGCCGCGGGCGAAGAGGTGCCCACGGATCTGGCCTTGGCGGAGCTGTCGCGGGCTCGCGGCACCTCGAACGAGCGCGCCGCTCTCGATCGCCTGCTGCGCGCCCGAGCCGCGCGGCCGCTCGACGAGCGGCTCGCCATCGCCGCAGCGGATCTCTTCGTCCAGCGCGGTCAGATCGCGGCGGCCCTGGAGCTGCTCGACGGCGCGTCCAGCACCGACGCCCTGATGATGGCCGCAGATCTTCGCGCCGAGCGCGGCGAGGTGGCCGCGGCCATCACGCTGGTGGAGCGCGTCCTGGTCCGCGATATCGATGCCCCCGGCGCGCGCGAGCGCCACGAGCGCTGGCGGCGCTGGCTGGGCGGCGCCGCGCCCAAGGACAACCCGCTGAACGAAGCCACGGTGCTCCGAGCCGACGCGCCGGAGACCACGCTCCGCATCGTGGGGGAGGCGGGCCGCGGTGGTGCCGGCACGGTGTACGAGGCCGTGGACGACGTGCTCGGCCGCCGCGTCGCGCTCAAGGTCTACCACCGGCCGGAAGACGAGCACGACAAGCTCGAACGCGAGGCGCGCTTGGCCGTCACCCTCGCCGGTCGCGGCGTGGTGCGGGTGTTCGACGTGGATCCCGTGCGCGGTTGGATCGTGATGGAGTGGCTGCCGGCGGGGGCACTCAAGCGCTGGCTCGTGCAGAAGGACGCGGACTTCTTGTGGCCCATCGAGCGCTGGCTCGCGCCGCTGGCGCTGGCGGTGGCGCGGGTCCACGAGCGCGGCTTCGTGCACGCGGATCTCAAGCCCGCCAACGTGCTGTTCCGACACGTGGACGAGCCGGTGATCAGCGACTTCGGTCTGGCGCATCCGGTGGGGCAGGTGGTGGCGGGGGGCAGCCGCGGCTACCTGAGCCCGGAGCGGCTGTCGGGGGAGCCCATCACCCCCGCGGACGACGTGTACGCCCTGGGTCGCATCCTGGAAGACGCCCTCAACGCCCTTGGCGAGCGCGATCTCGGCTCCTGGCGGCATGGCGTCGCCCTGGCCTTGGCTTCAGCGGAAGAGCGCCCTCGGGACGCCCGCGCCCTGCTCCGAGCCTGGGGCCTGTGA
- the moeB gene encoding molybdopterin-synthase adenylyltransferase MoeB yields MPKTYSDLFAEVRADVKTVSLEELKDRLEGDKPPVLVDVREKDEFRAGYIPGAIHLPRGHLEMQAEQKLPDKNAEIVVYCAGGIRSVFAARSLSDLGYTNVVSANPGFVRWKDMRYPMEEPPHFTDAQLDRYSRHILLPEVGELGQQKLLKGRALLLGAGGLGSPAALYLAAAGVGTIGLVDADVVDASNLQRQILHATSRVGIPKVESAEKALKDLNPDVRVVKYQERLMSDNVDRIFGDGWDVIVDGCDNFPTRYLVNDASLFHKVPVVHGSIFRFDGQVTTFMPFEGPCYRCLYPEPPPAHLAPSCAEAGVLGILPGMIGTLQATEAIKIILGLGDTLVGRLLTYDSLRMSFRTLKLRRDKTCPACGEHPTIKEYVDYEGFCAGVAAQ; encoded by the coding sequence ATGCCCAAGACCTACAGTGATCTGTTCGCCGAGGTTCGCGCGGACGTGAAGACCGTCAGCCTCGAGGAGCTGAAAGATCGTCTCGAGGGGGACAAGCCCCCGGTGCTGGTGGACGTCCGGGAGAAAGACGAGTTTCGCGCCGGCTACATCCCGGGTGCCATCCATCTACCCCGCGGCCATCTCGAGATGCAGGCGGAGCAAAAGCTCCCCGACAAGAACGCGGAGATCGTCGTGTACTGCGCGGGCGGCATCCGCAGCGTGTTCGCGGCGCGCTCGCTTTCGGACCTCGGCTACACCAACGTGGTGAGCGCCAATCCCGGGTTCGTGCGCTGGAAAGACATGCGCTACCCGATGGAAGAGCCGCCGCACTTCACCGACGCGCAGCTCGATCGCTATTCGCGTCACATCCTCTTGCCGGAGGTGGGCGAGCTCGGTCAACAGAAGCTGCTCAAGGGTCGCGCGCTGCTGCTCGGTGCCGGCGGCCTCGGATCCCCCGCGGCGCTGTACCTCGCCGCCGCCGGCGTCGGCACCATCGGTCTGGTGGACGCCGATGTGGTCGACGCCTCCAACCTGCAGCGTCAGATCCTGCACGCCACCTCCCGCGTCGGCATCCCCAAGGTAGAGAGCGCGGAGAAGGCGCTCAAGGATCTCAATCCCGACGTGAGGGTGGTGAAGTACCAAGAGCGCCTGATGAGCGACAACGTCGACCGCATCTTCGGCGACGGTTGGGACGTGATCGTGGATGGTTGCGACAACTTCCCCACGCGCTACCTGGTGAACGACGCCTCGCTGTTCCACAAGGTGCCCGTCGTCCACGGCTCCATCTTCCGCTTCGACGGTCAGGTGACCACCTTCATGCCCTTCGAGGGGCCCTGCTACCGCTGCCTGTACCCGGAGCCGCCCCCCGCCCATCTGGCGCCTTCCTGCGCGGAAGCCGGCGTCCTCGGCATCCTCCCCGGCATGATTGGCACGCTGCAGGCCACCGAGGCCATCAAGATCATCTTGGGCCTCGGGGACACGCTCGTCGGCCGCCTGCTCACCTACGACTCCCTGCGCATGAGCTTCCGCACCTTGAAGCTCCGCCGCGACAAGACCTGTCCGGCCTGCGGCGAGCACCCTACGATCAAGGAATACGTGGACTACGAAGGATTCTGCGCCGGCGTCGCCGCCCAGTAG
- a CDS encoding TetR/AcrR family transcriptional regulator — protein sequence MEPRAKRPRPSSDRILAAAEREFARRGYGETSLRQLMSAAKVSTTAFYARFATKEDVLRQLVLGLLSDLDERARAELSAAESVEDGFRRGVDVLVSVMAPKQRIVRIALTEGAASPAVRETLSQLYAALAALLGEKLAALARRGDATADDPEAVAWSLVGALNLQITRWAVYEQLSTDELAPALHRVATAMLPLLKR from the coding sequence GTGGAGCCGCGCGCCAAACGTCCGCGCCCGAGCAGCGACCGCATCTTGGCGGCCGCCGAACGCGAGTTTGCGAGGCGCGGCTACGGCGAGACGAGCCTGCGCCAGCTGATGAGCGCGGCAAAGGTCAGCACCACGGCGTTCTACGCGCGCTTCGCCACCAAGGAGGACGTGCTGCGCCAGCTGGTGCTGGGCCTGTTGTCGGACCTGGACGAGCGCGCGCGCGCGGAGCTGTCCGCCGCCGAGAGCGTGGAAGACGGCTTTCGCCGCGGCGTGGACGTGCTGGTGAGCGTGATGGCGCCGAAGCAGCGCATCGTGCGCATCGCCCTGACGGAAGGCGCGGCGAGCCCCGCGGTGCGCGAAACTCTGAGCCAGCTGTACGCGGCCCTCGCCGCCCTGCTCGGCGAAAAGCTCGCCGCCCTGGCCCGGCGAGGCGACGCGACGGCGGACGATCCCGAGGCCGTCGCCTGGAGCCTGGTGGGCGCGCTCAATCTGCAGATCACGCGCTGGGCCGTGTACGAGCAACTCTCCACGGACGAGCTCGCGCCCGCCCTCCACCGCGTGGCCACCGCGATGCTCCCGCTGCTGAAGCGCTGA
- a CDS encoding phosphatase PAP2 family protein produces MAIDHRELYSSRSTELESVGPIRGFFRELAFQDWLVFGFLVILNLAAYSTPESPERTQSLHRVFSLLVFLTATLVVVRGGLLKHGFFAPLLYRLAIYGTVQLSYFFLGELLPLVNTTTLDGELYHLDTLLFGFEPAIALDSVVTPITTEWFAFFYFSYFFLLAIHVIPILMLSKNARLLGEFALGMLLVFCIGHTVYMLVPGFGPYKAMAGHFQHELPHGMWMDMVLSTVATGGAQMDIFPSLHTATPTFIAMFSFRHRNKLPFKYTWPVVVFFAVNIIIATMFLRWHYIIDVVAGLTLATLAVLLSTRLTRIEAGRRFRLATENWPTFFKSPRRSTRTAELARS; encoded by the coding sequence ATGGCCATCGATCACCGCGAGCTGTACTCGAGTCGATCCACGGAGCTCGAATCCGTGGGACCGATCCGCGGATTTTTCCGCGAGCTCGCGTTTCAGGATTGGCTGGTTTTCGGCTTCCTCGTGATCTTGAACCTGGCCGCCTACTCCACGCCGGAGAGCCCCGAGCGCACGCAGTCGCTACACCGCGTGTTCTCGCTGTTGGTGTTCCTCACTGCCACGCTGGTGGTCGTGCGGGGCGGTTTGCTCAAGCATGGCTTTTTTGCCCCACTGCTCTACCGGCTGGCGATCTACGGCACGGTACAGCTGAGCTACTTCTTCTTGGGCGAGCTCTTGCCCCTGGTGAACACCACCACCCTCGACGGCGAGCTCTACCATCTGGACACGCTGCTGTTCGGTTTCGAGCCGGCCATCGCGCTGGACTCCGTGGTCACGCCCATCACCACGGAGTGGTTCGCGTTCTTCTACTTCAGCTACTTCTTCCTGCTGGCCATCCACGTGATCCCGATCCTGATGCTCAGCAAGAACGCGCGGCTCTTGGGTGAGTTCGCGCTGGGGATGCTGCTCGTGTTCTGCATCGGCCACACGGTCTACATGCTGGTGCCGGGCTTCGGTCCCTACAAGGCAATGGCCGGCCACTTCCAGCACGAGCTACCGCACGGAATGTGGATGGACATGGTGCTCTCCACGGTGGCCACGGGCGGCGCGCAGATGGACATCTTCCCCTCGCTGCACACGGCCACGCCCACCTTCATCGCCATGTTCTCGTTCCGGCATCGCAACAAGCTGCCGTTCAAGTACACTTGGCCGGTGGTCGTGTTCTTCGCGGTGAACATCATCATCGCGACCATGTTCCTGCGCTGGCACTACATCATCGACGTGGTCGCCGGCCTCACGTTGGCCACCTTGGCGGTGCTCTTGTCCACCCGCCTCACCCGCATCGAGGCAGGGCGGCGCTTCCGCCTCGCCACCGAGAACTGGCCGACCTTCTTCAAGAGCCCACGCCGCTCGACCCGCACGGCCGAGCTGGCTCGCTCCTGA